The DNA sequence GGGCGGTGCTGACTTGCTCGCCGTTGACCGTTCGAGTCCGAACTTCGGGCCAGACGCCCTTGAGGTAGCCCTCGTCGTCGATCTCGATCGGGATCTGGGGCATCGGACGCGGGGCCGGTCCCGCGGTGTTCTCGATCCCGAAGTACTGGGTCGCGCCACCGCCCTGTCCCGACGAGGAGGTGGCGAGCTGGATGGTGGAGGCACCCGTGATGCCCGTCGCGCCGAGCGCCGAGGCACCCACGACTCCCTTTACGAACCGCCTGCGTCCCGATTCGGATGGATAGTTGTCTTCGTCGTCTGGCATGGTTATCGCTTGTAGTAGGGGTGGATCGCGCGCTTGATGCTCTCGGCCATCCCTTCGGAGGTCGCGCCGACCCCGTCGACCTGGTCCTCGCGGATGTAGAGGTCCTCCCACTTGCGCCGGCGTTTCTTCACGATCATCACGTCGGGGAGGAACTCCTTGCGGTAGAGCAGGAGGATGAACGCGAGGTCGATGAACACCACCGCGAGGACCCCACCGAGGAACATGTTGCCGAGCTCGATGGTGCCCCAGGCGTTGATCAGCCCGTAGGCGAACAGGCCGACGAAAACCACTTCGACCAGCGTCAGCAGGACGATCGCGATCGCGGCCGCGGTGCTCTCGCGGGCGGGTTCGTAACGATGGATGTCGCCGTAGGAGCTTCCGGAGGAGGACATCTCAGCTCCCCCGCTTCGCGTTGGGTGATTCGCCGTACTTCACGACGAAGAAGGTGTAGACGAGCGAGACCGCCATCATCAGCAGGGTCGCGATGCCGACGAAGTGAGCCTGGATCGGCACCCCCATCTCCTCGGGGTCGACCTCGGTCGCGGCCGCGCTGGCGCTCGAACCCCCCTCTTGGACGATGACGGTACCGACCATGCCGACCCCCTCGTGGGGCGCACAGTGGTAGGGGAACTCGCCGGCCTCCGGGAAGGTGTGGCTGAAGGTGATGTCGTCGCCGTCCTCGGGAGGGCCGGAGTTGAACGCGCCGTCGTCGGCGACGACGTTGTGTGCGCCACCCTGGCCGGTCCACTCCCAGGTGACGGTGGTTCCAGGTGCGATCGTAAGCTCTTCGGGGTCGAACGACAGCCCCGAACCCGAGCCAACCGCCACCGTCTCCGAGCCACCGCCGCCACCCCCGCTCGCGTTGCCGCCGCTCTGTTGGGCGGCGGCGGTTCCGGTGGCCGCGGCTGACCCGCCCGCGACGGCGCTCGTTGCCACCAGGAAATCCCGCCTATTCATACGTGATCGACCACAGGGCCGGGCTCGCATAAGTCCACCGGATACGGCCATCCGGTAGCTACGCTGACGGGACCGAGTCGTCGGCTTCCTCGCCACGATTTCCGGGGTCGGTACGCGGGTCGTCGGCCCCCGCAGGCCGACCGGGACCGTCGTCGCCGTCTCCGTCCTCGTCGTCCTTCGAAGCCGGCTCGCGGTACCGCGCCGGGAGGAACTCGGGGCGTTCGTCCGAGCCGACCGCGCGGAGCCGGTTGCGGTACTCCTCCGACCGGAACCGGTCCGAGAGCCGCGCGTTCGCGACCTGGAGGAAGAGCAGGAGGGAGAGCCCGACGAAGACGATCCCGGCCACCGGGGCGAAGATGGTCTCTACCGGGACTATCACCCACGCGAGAACGAGCCCCACGCCCGTGAGGAACTGAGCGGCGGCCACGACCTGCAACATTCGGTTGCCGAGTTCGCCGGTTCCCTCGGAGACGTCCTCGGGGTCGGGGAGCAGCGCCCCGTCCGGCGGCGGTGTCGGGATCTCGTAATCGTGCATCGAACACAGCGCGACGGTGGGTTTTACGTCTCTGAGTACCGTGCCCCGCCCCTCGACGCTCCCGTCGGGATGGACCACCGCGTAGCCCTCGTCGGAGTACGCGAGCAGTCCGTCGTCGACGCGTTCGAGCCGGGCGAAGACGTCCCGGTCGGCGATCCGGCTCCGGAGGTCGGCCTCGACCCGGCGGAGGAGCCCCTCGCCGGTGATCCACGTCTCGGCGTCGAAGGCCGCCTCCCACTCCGCCTGGCTCATCCGGGCCATGTCGTTCGGCCCGAACGAATCGAAGTCGTAGCGCTCGGCGACCTGCTGGCGGAGCTCCTCGTCGGCATCGTCGCCGGCACGAACGTCGGCCTCGCCCGGGTCGTCGGCCCCGCCCGCAGACGGTGGTCGGGAGTCGGCCATCGGCTCGCGTAGGTCGCGGGCGGGGTTAGATGTTGCGACCGGAACGGGTTCGGCAAGGCTTTAGCGCCCACGCGGTGGAGGTCGTGTATGCTGGGGCTGACCGACGCGGCGATGGCGACGGTCGCCGCGGTCGCGGTCACGGTCAGCTTCCCGTGTTTTCTCTACGGCGCGTGGATCATGCTCGAAGCCGAAGCCGTCACCTGGGGCGTGCTCACCTACCACCTGAAGTTCATCGCCGTCGGGCTCACGCTCACCACGGTGCCGCTGGTGGGCTGGATGCTCCCCCGCCTCGGCGACCAGCTCGGCGGCGCGTCGGCGCTCCACGCCTTCCTCGGGCTCCAGGCCTACGCGATGCTGGCGTTCGGGTTCACGGGTATCGTCCGGATCTTCCGGGCGAAGCGCGAGCACAACCTCTATCACGACTACGACGAGGACGTCCTCCTCTCGGAGATCGGCTCCGAACGGATGGACCACTGGCGGGGTCGGCTCCGGGTCGGGGTCTTCGGCTACGTCCTGTTCTGGCTGCTGGCCTACCTCGTCGGTATCGCACGCTACGCGCTCCGATACCTCTGAATCGATCACGAACCACCGAAAAACCGACGGTCCAGCCGGGAACCGTCGGGTGATGCCACGAGAACGGCTGCAGCCTGACGCTGCGTTCGGGTCGAGCGGTGGGGAACTGAAAGTAGCCCCCGACCGTTCACCGAGTTCGAGTGCCGAAACGGGTCGTAACGATCCGAAACGGCGACCTCACCACGCCTCGCCGCTCGCGAGGTCGACGGCCGAATCGAGTTTCGAGGAGGGACAGATGGCTTCGAGCACGCAGTCCTCACAGTCGGGGTTTCGCGCGGTGCAGGTCTCGCGGCCGTGGCTGATGAACAGGTGTGTCGAGGCCTGCCAGCGTTCCTCGGGGAACAGCTCCATGAGTTCGCGTTCGATCGTTTCGGGGCGGTGCTCCTCGGTGAGGCCGAGCCGGCGCGAGAGGCGCTGGACGTGGGTGTCGACCACGACACCCTCGACGACGTCGTGGGCGTGCTGGAGCACGACGTTCGCGGTCTTGCGACCCACTCCCGGGAGCTCGGTGAGGTCGCCCATCGTGTCGGGCACCTCGCCATCGTGTTCGTCGACGACCAGCTGGGCGGACTCGCGGATGTAGCTCGCCTTGTTGTTGTAGTACGTAATGGAGTTCAGTGCCTCGGCGAGTTCGTCCTGGGGCGCGTTCGCGAAGGCCTCGGGCGAGGGGTAGGTCTCGAAGAGCGTCTCGGTGGTCTCGTTCACCCGCTCGTCGGTACACTGCGCCGAGAGGATCACCGCGACGAGGAGTTCGAACCGGGTCGAGAAGTCGAGCGAGATGGTAGTGTCGGGGTACTCGGCTTCGAGCCGGTCGAGCACCGCCGTGGCCTGGGCCTCGCGGGAGTCGAGCGGGGTTCCCATGCCCGGTCTGTGACCGACCGGGCTTTGAGGGGTTCGATCCATCGAACGGAGCTACGCCGACCGGTGTACCTCGCCGGAGCGCTCGTACTCGAGTTCGTCAGCGACGGCCTCCGCGATGTCAGCGCTCGCCTCCCGCTCGACCAGCCAGAGCGCGAGGTCGAGTCCCGACGTGATCCCGCCCGCGGTGAGCACGTCGCCCGCATCGACCACACGGGCGTCGACCACCGCCGCGTCGGTGTCGCGGAGGTCCGCAAGCGCGCCGTGATGGGTCGTCGCTGGGCGGCCGTCGAGCAGGCCGGCGGCGGCGAGGATCATCCCGCCCGTGCAGACCGCGGCTATCGTCGTGCCGTCGCGGTGTCTGTGGACGAGTTTCTCGGGGAGCGCTCCCTGGGATTGGGCCCACGCGCCGCGGTCCGCGCGGTCGTTCCAGCCGCCGCCGGGTACCACCACGAGGTCGGGGTCGAGTCCGTCGAGGCTGCCGTCGGGTTCGACGACGGTCCCGTGGCTCGCGGTCACGCGCTCGACCGATTCGAGGGTTCGCAGCGAGACGTCGAACGCGGCCCCGTGGTCGGCGGCGGTGGCGAACACTTCGTAGGGGGCGATGGCGTCGAGTTCGTCGAAGCCGTCGTAGAGCACGACGGCGACCGATTCGATCGTGGATGCGTCCATGTCGCCGAATCACCCGACCGGGAGAAAACCGTTGTGCCGGGTCAGAACAGCACGACCGGCCAGACGTAGGTGAACAGCAGCACGAACAGCCCGGTGAGGACTATCGTCATCAGGACGTTGAGTATCAGCCCCGCCCGGAGCATGTGGGACTGGTTCATGTGGCCGCTCCCGAAGACGATGGCGTTCGGCGGGGTCGCGACCGGGAGGGCGAACGCGAAACTCGCCGCGACGGCCCCGCTGACGGCGAGCACGATGCCGGCGGCGGGTTCGGTGACGCCGAGGGTGCCCGCGAGCACCCCACCCAGACCGATGAGGATCGGGGCGATGATCGTCGCGGTGGCGGTGTTCGAGGTCATCTCGGTGAGGAAGATCACCGAGAGCACGATCACGCCGACCACGATCACGATCGGCATCCCCACCAGCGAGCCGAAGACGGTGTCGGCGAACCACCCGGTCGCACCGGTGGCTTCGAGCGCGTCCGCGAGCGCGATGCCGCCGCCGAAGAGCAGGATCGTGCCCCAGTCGATGTCCACGAGGTCGTCCCAGTCGGCGGTGTCGGCGAGCACGAGCGCCGGGATCGCGTAGAGCCCGACCATGACGTAGTAGAGCACCCCCTCGTGACCCGTGAGCCCGCCGAAGATCGTCGGTCCGCCGTCGGCCCCGAAGACCGTGTTGAAGATAGGTGTCGGGATGAGCCCCTCGAAGACGAACCCGAGTCCACCCACCACCCACAGCACCGCCGTCACGGTGAAGATGACCGCGACACGTCGCCCGCGGGTGCTGAGTGCGCCCTCCTCGCGGAGGTACTCGCGGGCCTCCTCGCGCGCACCGCTGACGTCGGTGACGTCGGGCGGGTAGAGCCGGAAGGTGAGGACGTACCAGACGATCGGGAGGGTGATGATCACGACCGGGAGCCCGATGAGCAGCCAGTCGAAAAAGGAGAGCCGGTAGCCGAGGATCGAGTTGAGCTGGGCCGCGACGATGGCGTTCGGGGGACTCCCGATGAGGGTGCCGACCCCGCCGACGCTCGCGGCGTAGGCCGTCC is a window from the Halococcus hamelinensis 100A6 genome containing:
- a CDS encoding DUF7318 family protein, with protein sequence MSSSGSSYGDIHRYEPARESTAAAIAIVLLTLVEVVFVGLFAYGLINAWGTIELGNMFLGGVLAVVFIDLAFILLLYRKEFLPDVMIVKKRRRKWEDLYIREDQVDGVGATSEGMAESIKRAIHPYYKR
- a CDS encoding plastocyanin/azurin family copper-binding protein, which produces MNRRDFLVATSAVAGGSAAATGTAAAQQSGGNASGGGGGGSETVAVGSGSGLSFDPEELTIAPGTTVTWEWTGQGGAHNVVADDGAFNSGPPEDGDDITFSHTFPEAGEFPYHCAPHEGVGMVGTVIVQEGGSSASAAATEVDPEEMGVPIQAHFVGIATLLMMAVSLVYTFFVVKYGESPNAKRGS
- a CDS encoding DUF7319 domain-containing protein is translated as MADSRPPSAGGADDPGEADVRAGDDADEELRQQVAERYDFDSFGPNDMARMSQAEWEAAFDAETWITGEGLLRRVEADLRSRIADRDVFARLERVDDGLLAYSDEGYAVVHPDGSVEGRGTVLRDVKPTVALCSMHDYEIPTPPPDGALLPDPEDVSEGTGELGNRMLQVVAAAQFLTGVGLVLAWVIVPVETIFAPVAGIVFVGLSLLLFLQVANARLSDRFRSEEYRNRLRAVGSDERPEFLPARYREPASKDDEDGDGDDGPGRPAGADDPRTDPGNRGEEADDSVPSA
- a CDS encoding DUF7321 family protein; translated protein: MLGLTDAAMATVAAVAVTVSFPCFLYGAWIMLEAEAVTWGVLTYHLKFIAVGLTLTTVPLVGWMLPRLGDQLGGASALHAFLGLQAYAMLAFGFTGIVRIFRAKREHNLYHDYDEDVLLSEIGSERMDHWRGRLRVGVFGYVLFWLLAYLVGIARYALRYL
- the nth gene encoding endonuclease III, whose amino-acid sequence is MGTPLDSREAQATAVLDRLEAEYPDTTISLDFSTRFELLVAVILSAQCTDERVNETTETLFETYPSPEAFANAPQDELAEALNSITYYNNKASYIRESAQLVVDEHDGEVPDTMGDLTELPGVGRKTANVVLQHAHDVVEGVVVDTHVQRLSRRLGLTEEHRPETIERELMELFPEERWQASTHLFISHGRETCTARNPDCEDCVLEAICPSSKLDSAVDLASGEAW
- a CDS encoding DJ-1/PfpI family protein, producing MDASTIESVAVVLYDGFDELDAIAPYEVFATAADHGAAFDVSLRTLESVERVTASHGTVVEPDGSLDGLDPDLVVVPGGGWNDRADRGAWAQSQGALPEKLVHRHRDGTTIAAVCTGGMILAAAGLLDGRPATTHHGALADLRDTDAAVVDARVVDAGDVLTAGGITSGLDLALWLVEREASADIAEAVADELEYERSGEVHRSA
- a CDS encoding SLC13 family permease; this translates as MNLPGRDTAGGRLLLFAVAIVGAGAIALAPSPAGLSLRGQFAVATTYFAAVLWVSGALPLAVTALSIPALLTTLRVYPTLDPALAGFADPFIFLFIAGFMLANALQKYDIDRRIALWMIARLGASARLLVLAVMLATAFLSMWVSNTATTAMMTPIALGVLAQVIGRDEIEEQGEDKEAFSNMQIATLLGTAYAASVGGVGTLIGSPPNAIVAAQLNSILGYRLSFFDWLLIGLPVVIITLPIVWYVLTFRLYPPDVTDVSGAREEAREYLREEGALSTRGRRVAVIFTVTAVLWVVGGLGFVFEGLIPTPIFNTVFGADGGPTIFGGLTGHEGVLYYVMVGLYAIPALVLADTADWDDLVDIDWGTILLFGGGIALADALEATGATGWFADTVFGSLVGMPIVIVVGVIVLSVIFLTEMTSNTATATIIAPILIGLGGVLAGTLGVTEPAAGIVLAVSGAVAASFAFALPVATPPNAIVFGSGHMNQSHMLRAGLILNVLMTIVLTGLFVLLFTYVWPVVLF